A part of Silurus meridionalis isolate SWU-2019-XX chromosome 18, ASM1480568v1, whole genome shotgun sequence genomic DNA contains:
- the LOC124400789 gene encoding rho GTPase-activating protein 8-like, with protein sequence MISANDLEQLAEIELQKEEENQGQLCPLTPSSGNACQDTSHPYYDVARHGILQVTGDDNYGRKLIIFSSCCMPPSHQLNHHRLLEYMKYTLDQYVESDYTVVYFHYGLRSINKPSLSWLRSAYREFDRKYKKNLKALYVVHPTNFIRILWNVFKPLISHKFGKKLTYVNYLAELKEHVNYEQLIIPHAVLRHDDELCAAQKGGPALPAKAPPPRPPLPTQQFGVSLQYIRERNNGVMIPPVMSQTVSYLKQKGLKTEGIFRRSVRVQLIKDIQKLYNQGKPVSFEQYSDVHVPAVILKTFLRELPEPLFTFTLYNQIQDLTKVESSLRVSRCKKIMESLPEYNFIVVKYLICFLYMVSQESIFNKMSSSNLACVFGVNLAWPRNGGVSLSAITPLNIFTELLIEHYNAIFSSHCPPQQVLP encoded by the exons ATGATCTCAGCAAACGACTTGGAACAGTTGGCCGAGATAG AGCTGCAGAAGGAAGAGGAAAATCAGGGGCAATTATGCCCTTTAACGCCATCCAGTGGAAATGCTTGTCAAGACACATCACATCCCTATTATGATGTTGCGAGGCACGGAATCCTCCAAGTTACCG GTGATGATAATTATGGCAGAAAACTGATCATTTTCAGTAGTTGCTGCATGCCTCCGTCACATCAGCTCAATCACCATCGATTACTGGA GTATATGAAGTATACGTTGGACCAGTATGTTGAGAGTGACTACACTGTAGTTTACTTTCATTACGGTTTACGCAGCATCAACAAACCCTCTCTGAGCTGGCTCCGAAGCGCCTACCGGGAATTCGACAGAAA GTATAAGAAGAATCTTAAAGCCCTCTATGTTGTCCACCCCACAAACTTTATTCGGATCCTATGGAATGTATTTAAACCCCTTATAAG cCATAAGTTTGGCAAGAAGCTAACCTATGTGAACTATCTGGCAGAACTTAAAGAACATGTCAACTATGAGCAGCTCATCATCCCACATGCTGTATTGAG GCATGATGATGAGCTCTGTGCTGCTCAGAAAGGAGGACCAGCTCTACCTGCGAAGGCTCCACCCCCTAGGCCTCCTCTGCCCACCCAGCAGTTTGGTGTGAGCTTACAGTA tattcgAGAGAGAAACAATGGTGTAATGATTCCTCCTGTGATGTCTCAGACTGTATCCTACCTCAAACAGAAAG GACTAAAAACAGAAGGGATCTTCCGAAGGTCAGTCAGAGTGCAGCTCATCAAGGACATCCAGAAACTCTATAACCAGG GCAAGCCGGTTAGCTTTGAGCAGTACTCTGATGTTCATGTCCCTGCTGTGATCTTGAAGACGTTTCTTCGGGAGCTGCCAGAGCCTCTGTTCACCTTCACATTATATAACCAGATACAAGATCTTACCA AGGTGGAGAGCAGTTTGCGGGTTTCAAGGTGCAAGAAAATAATGGAGTCACTTCCTGAGTACAACTTCATCGTTGTCAAGTACCTCATCTGTTTTCTATATATG GTGTCTCAGGAGAGCATCTTTAATAAGATGAGCTCCTCTAACCTGGCGTGCGTGTTTGGGGTGAACCTGGCGTGGCCTCGTAATGGTGGCGTGTCTCTGAGTGCCATCACACCGCTCAACATATTCACAGAGCTTCTCATCGAGCACTACAATGCCATCTTTAGCTCCCACTGCCCTCCACAGCAGGTACTGCCCTGA